One Amorphoplanes digitatis genomic window carries:
- the rpsS gene encoding 30S ribosomal protein S19: protein MPRSLKKGPFVDDHLIKKVEVQNEKNSKNVIKTWSRRSTIIPDMLGHTIAVHDGRKHVPVFITEAMVGHKLGEFALTRTFKGHEKDDRKSRRR, encoded by the coding sequence ATGCCTCGCAGCCTGAAGAAGGGCCCGTTCGTCGACGACCACCTCATCAAGAAGGTGGAAGTCCAGAACGAGAAGAACTCGAAGAACGTCATCAAGACCTGGTCGCGACGCTCGACGATCATTCCCGACATGCTCGGGCACACGATCGCCGTGCACGACGGGCGCAAGCACGTCCCGGTGTTCATCACCGAGGCCATGGTCGGGCACAAGCTCGGCGAGTTCGCTCTGACCCGCACGTTCAAGGGTCACGAGAAGGACGACCGCAAGAGCCGTCGTCGCTAA
- the rplB gene encoding 50S ribosomal protein L2 yields MAIRKYKPTTPGRRGSSVADFAEITRSTPEKSLLAPLPKKGGRNVHGRITTRHQGGGHKRQYRLIDFKRNDKDGVPAKVAHIEYDPNRTSRIALLHYADGEKRYILAPKDLKQGDRVESGVGADIKPGNNLPLRNIPVGTTVHGVELRPGGGAKLARSAGVGIQLLGREGVYATLRMPSGEIRRVDIRCRATVGEIGNAEQSNINWGKAGRMRWKGKRPTVRGVAMNPVDHPHGGGEGKTSGGRHPVNPAGKPEGRTRRKGQESDRMIVRRRYATRKRG; encoded by the coding sequence ATGGCTATCCGTAAGTACAAGCCGACCACGCCGGGCCGTCGTGGCTCCAGCGTCGCCGACTTCGCCGAGATCACCCGGTCGACGCCGGAGAAGTCTCTGCTGGCCCCGCTGCCCAAGAAGGGTGGCCGCAACGTCCACGGTCGCATCACCACGCGGCACCAGGGCGGCGGTCACAAGCGGCAGTACCGGCTGATCGACTTCAAGCGCAACGACAAGGACGGCGTGCCGGCCAAGGTCGCTCACATCGAGTACGACCCCAACCGCACGTCCCGCATCGCACTGCTGCACTACGCCGACGGCGAGAAGCGCTACATCCTCGCGCCGAAGGACCTCAAGCAGGGCGACCGGGTCGAGTCGGGTGTCGGCGCGGACATCAAGCCGGGCAACAACCTGCCCCTGCGCAACATCCCGGTCGGTACGACGGTCCACGGTGTGGAGCTTCGTCCCGGCGGTGGCGCCAAGCTGGCCCGTTCGGCCGGCGTTGGCATCCAGCTGCTCGGCCGTGAGGGTGTGTACGCCACGCTGCGTATGCCCTCCGGTGAGATTCGCCGCGTCGACATCCGCTGCCGCGCGACGGTCGGCGAGATCGGCAACGCCGAGCAGTCGAACATCAACTGGGGCAAGGCCGGCCGCATGCGATGGAAGGGCAAGCGCCCGACCGTCCGTGGTGTCGCCATGAACCCGGTCGACCACCCGCACGGTGGTGGTGAGGGTAAGACCTCAGGTGGTCGCCACCCGGTCAACCCCGCCGGTAAGCCGGAGGGCCGTACCCGCCGCAAGGGCCAGGAGAGCGACCGCATGATCGTTCGCCGCCGCTACGCCACCCGCAAGCGCGGGTAA
- the rplW gene encoding 50S ribosomal protein L23, producing MSTIADPRDIIVAPVVSEKSYSVLDQNWYTFLVHPDANKTQIKIAIQQIFDVRVLTVNTANREGKRKRTKTGFGQRKATKRAMVKLADGDRIEAFGGPVS from the coding sequence GTGAGCACGATCGCCGACCCGCGCGACATCATCGTCGCGCCCGTGGTCTCCGAGAAGAGCTACAGCGTTCTCGACCAGAACTGGTACACGTTCCTGGTTCACCCGGACGCCAACAAGACTCAGATCAAGATCGCGATCCAGCAGATCTTCGACGTCCGCGTGCTGACGGTGAACACCGCGAACCGCGAGGGCAAGCGCAAGCGCACCAAGACCGGGTTCGGTCAGCGCAAGGCGACCAAGCGCGCGATGGTGAAGCTGGCTGACGGTGACCGTATCGAGGCCTTCGGCGGCCCGGTCAGCTAA
- the rplD gene encoding 50S ribosomal protein L4, with protein MSSVDVINTEGTKAGSVELPGDIFDVQANIPLMHQVVVAQLAAARQGTHKAKTRGEVAGGGKKPYKQKGTGRARQGSIRAPQFTGGGVVHGPVPRDYSQRTPKKMKAAALRGALSDRARDGLVHVVEGFIAGEKPSTKAAIATLRKATESNKVLVVLSSHDELNWISLRNEPTVHLIEAGQLNTYDVLVADEVVFTKEALDEFLGVPAEAAEEGDK; from the coding sequence GTGAGCTCGGTTGACGTGATCAACACCGAGGGCACGAAGGCCGGCTCGGTCGAGCTGCCCGGCGACATCTTCGACGTGCAGGCGAACATCCCGCTGATGCACCAGGTCGTCGTGGCGCAGCTCGCTGCGGCCCGTCAGGGTACGCACAAGGCGAAGACCCGTGGCGAGGTCGCCGGCGGCGGCAAGAAGCCTTACAAGCAGAAGGGCACCGGTCGCGCCCGTCAGGGCTCGATCCGCGCGCCGCAGTTCACCGGCGGTGGCGTCGTGCACGGACCCGTGCCGCGCGACTACAGCCAGCGGACCCCGAAGAAGATGAAGGCCGCCGCCCTGCGTGGCGCCCTCTCTGACCGGGCACGCGACGGCCTGGTGCACGTGGTCGAGGGCTTCATCGCCGGCGAGAAGCCGTCGACGAAGGCCGCGATCGCCACGCTGCGCAAGGCGACCGAATCGAACAAGGTTCTGGTCGTCCTGAGCAGCCACGACGAGCTGAACTGGATCTCGCTGCGGAACGAGCCGACCGTCCACCTCATCGAGGCCGGCCAGCTCAACACGTACGACGTCCTGGTCGCCGACGAGGTCGTCTTCACCAAGGAAGCCCTCGACGAGTTCCTGGGCGTTCCGGCCGAAGCCGCCGAGGAGGGGGACAAGTGA
- the rplC gene encoding 50S ribosomal protein L3, giving the protein MDRQVKGILGAKLGMTQVWDNNKVVPVTVVQAGPCVVTQVRTPETDGYTAVQLAYGAIDPRKVNKPEGGHYAKAGVSPRRHIVELRTSDATEYELGQEVTVEAFAVGTPIDVTGKTKGKGYAGVMKRHGFHGLKSSHGVERKHRSPGSIGACATPGRVFRGTRMAGRMGNKRFTVQNLTVQAVDVENNLLLVKGAVPGPKGALILVRTAAKKKGGAK; this is encoded by the coding sequence ATGGACAGGCAAGTGAAGGGCATCCTGGGCGCCAAGCTCGGCATGACCCAGGTCTGGGACAACAACAAGGTCGTCCCGGTAACCGTGGTGCAGGCCGGCCCGTGCGTCGTGACCCAGGTCCGCACCCCCGAGACTGACGGCTATACCGCGGTTCAGTTGGCGTACGGCGCCATCGACCCGCGGAAGGTCAACAAGCCGGAGGGCGGCCACTACGCGAAGGCGGGTGTGTCGCCGCGGCGCCACATCGTGGAGCTGCGCACCAGCGACGCCACCGAGTACGAGCTCGGCCAGGAGGTCACCGTTGAGGCGTTCGCGGTCGGTACGCCGATCGACGTCACCGGTAAGACCAAGGGCAAGGGCTACGCCGGTGTCATGAAGCGGCACGGTTTCCACGGCCTCAAGTCGAGCCACGGTGTGGAGCGTAAGCACCGTTCGCCCGGCTCCATCGGCGCCTGCGCGACGCCCGGCCGCGTCTTCCGGGGTACCCGGATGGCCGGTCGCATGGGCAACAAGCGCTTCACCGTGCAGAACCTCACGGTGCAGGCGGTCGACGTGGAGAACAACCTGCTGCTCGTCAAGGGTGCCGTTCCCGGCCCCAAGGGCGCGCTGATCCTCGTCCGTACGGCGGCGAAGAAGAAGGGTGGTGCCAAGTGA
- the rpsJ gene encoding 30S ribosomal protein S10 produces the protein MAGQKIRIRLKAYDHEVVDSSARKIVETVTRTGAQVAGPVPLPTEINRFCVIRSPHKYKDSREHFEMRTHKRLIDIIDPTPKTVDSLMRLDLPAGVDIEIKL, from the coding sequence ATGGCGGGACAGAAGATCCGCATCCGGCTCAAGGCCTATGACCACGAGGTCGTCGACTCCTCGGCGCGCAAGATCGTCGAGACGGTTACGCGTACCGGTGCGCAGGTTGCTGGCCCGGTGCCGCTGCCCACGGAGATCAACCGTTTCTGCGTGATCCGTTCGCCGCACAAGTACAAGGACTCGCGCGAGCACTTCGAGATGCGCACGCACAAGCGTCTGATCGACATCATCGACCCGACTCCGAAGACGGTCGACTCGCTGATGCGCCTCGACCTTCCGGCTGGCGTCGACATCGAGATCAAGCTGTAG